Genomic window (Arachis hypogaea cultivar Tifrunner chromosome 13, arahy.Tifrunner.gnm2.J5K5, whole genome shotgun sequence):
cccttttgaatctctttccTAGTCTGTGTCTTCCAAGCATATCCCCTGTAAGATCTCATCAGGGTCATTCTCTCCCTGCAGTCTAGCCTCGTAGCCCTGCTCttcataagttatggttctcaacttcaaGGCCCTTGTAATGGATGCTGGACTGAAATCCACTTCAACTCCTCTAACATAACTTTTGTAAGGGATACTGTCTTCACTCTCTTTtaccgcatttgcataaaattccctgatcatgactgcactgatTTTGGTGAGAGGATCGCATAGAAGATCCCATCTTCTTTCCCTAGTGATctgcctcatgatggggtattcccCGTCCCTCAGCTCAAAACCCCTCTCATGAATGATGTGCTTTGCTTTCATGAATCTATGATACTTTCTTTCATGAAACTGAGATCTAAACTTCCTTGTATCATAGGATGGGGGCTCGGTTACCATTGGTTCCTTCCCTTGTCTTCTCTTTgaacttgatgaagccatgaatTTAAGTAGAGGGAGAAGGCAAAGATGGATTTGTGGTTGGTTGGGGTACGGTTTTGTGTAatgagaatgaagaaagaaatgtTGCTGTTGAGAAGGGAGTGGGGCGTGTATAGGATTGCACAAGGTGAAACAAGGACTTATGATTGTAAGAAAGATTTGTAGAAATATGTGATGCAAGAAATGTCTCAACCTATTTATAGGCAAGGCATTAAAGCTTTGGAAGAAGACCATACTTGAAGAGGGATTCGGTCATGACTTATGAAGGGTGGAGATTGAGTTGAACAACATAGTAACTTCATGAGATGAACGGCTTGCATGTTCTCTTGAGGGTTGACAAGGATTCTCTTCCCATTGGTTGCATGAGGTTCGTCCTCCTAGGTGACTAGCATGTAGATTTTTGCTTTCAAAGGTAGGCACACCTCTCTAGGCACATGTGATCTTTCTCTCTTGGCTTGTCATAGCCGTATCTTCATCTTGTCTTCACCTCAACCTCCTTTTtcctaattaaatcaaaatgGTCAACTTTAGGACATAGTTGTAGCACGGTGATGAAGTGGTGAAtgcttatattatttattatgttttttagtcataaaagatcaattgtgtccctcACTTAGTGAACCAaggtttggtgaacaccaaacttgtttcttacTAAGGGATGAATGTCAAATGCAGCCATTTATCACAATTGATACTTTCATCATAAgttctaatttattttctaaCATACATTCCTAAAATgaaacattgcatgattcatctatgcatgattttgatttttttttgaacaaaagtTGATTCTTCTCGAGATTGGTACATATGCAAACAccaacttaatgtttggtcatatacttTGTCTAAATGACTAAGCATATGATCTGAGAATGTTTGAAAAGCTGATTTTTGTGTGCtgtcaagcacaccaaacttagaagcctGGCATGTGTTTCAAAATAGTGTATGCATCTGTCAAGTATgtctaataaaattcaaaatcatgctaagatgatcataatttattgaattaaaaaatgagcaagaatcttaaatcatgggttgcctcccatggagcgctcttttattgtcattagcttgacattgggcccctgttttatggtggttgatgactgtagtgtCTCAGCTTATCCCCCCTgactgtgagcttcttctttgttccttgattCAATTTCGGCATGAtctagtgagagtattttgcTGACAGTATAGTAGTCATCAActtgttggcttgctcccagttgttgatagatcAACTGTACTTCATCACCCTTAGAGAACCCCTCTGTTGAAATCTTTTTATTCTTCCAACCCTTTttggttttgttcttgtttttcttccctctttttgttgatcctttctcCTTGCATGTGGGCTTCACTTTGGGACTTTTCTTCTTAGTGGCTAATATTTCAatttcttcttgaatttcttTATCACTCTGCAcaatctctttctctttttgtccTGCTGTGTTATCTATTTCTTGCTTTGGAAGGTAACTACTGATCGTCTTGCTAATTCCTTCCTTCCACTGTGAGCTTCTTTGTCAATTTCCATGCACTCCTTCGTTTCATCAATGAGCTATGTTTCCGGAAATACATTCAGGGTGACGCTTTCATCATGCATTCTGAGGGCCAACTCTCCTTTCTCTACGTCTATAATGGCCCTAGCAATGGCCAAGAATGGTTTTCCCAGTATGATGGAATCACCTTCATCTTCATCTGAATCTaagaccacaaaatcagcagggaatATGAATTTGTCTACCTTTACTAGAAGGTTCTCAATCACATCCCTGGGACATATCACTGACTTGTCCACCAATTCTAaagacatctgtattggtttcacttcttctatgcatagctttttcactAGAAAGGAAGGTATCAGATTGATActagcccctaagtcacacattgCCTTGTTGATGGTCATACTGCCAATGGCACAAGGTAAAAAGAAACTTCCAGGATCTTCAAGTTTAGGAGGGAGTCCCTTCTGGATTAATgctctgcattcttcagtgagcagtaTAGTTTCATTTTCTTGCCAGTTTCTCTTCTTGTTAATAAGCTCCTtaaaaaacttggcatacaggggGATTTGCTCAAGTGCatcagctaaaggtatgttgatctccagtttcttgaagatttcaagaaattttggaaagtgttggtccttagtctccttgttgaacctctgaggatatggcaatgGAGGTGTGAAGTTAATTCCCTGCCTGTGGTCcttagttggctcttcaattgcTTTCTTCCCTTTTCTTGAATTTTGTGGCTGCTTATCCTTTTCCTTGAGCTCCTCTGGAACATACTTGCTTGCTGTCACATCCTCATCATTGGCTTCCCCTTTTTCGACCTGTTTCTCATcattttcctttggcttcttagttgcttctttatttttcaccaagatttttccactccttagttgtacagctttgcattcctcctttggattaggaatggtgtcacttgggagTGAGCTCAAAGGTCTCTCAATAGCAATTTGCTTGGAAAGCTGTCTGATCTGTCTCTCCatattcttcatggaggcttcctggttccttgttgtcatctcttggtgcttcatcattttatccattaagagctccaagttggtgatcctttgagagtcttgtgagattggttggttgtggggtgttgatggttgagggtaagtgttttggttagtggcttagttattggatggatgatggttagagttggggtaagtgttttgtgattttctgtatgtgttttggttgttGGTTTGCTGGTTGTTGTGGTTAGTATTTTTCCAActattttggtttgagttcctttgccatggttgttgaggttgattgtgattgtctccccatctgaggttgggatagttcttccatgaagggttgtaagtgtcaccataaacctcatttgtCCCAGAATTTTGATTGTGCATATACTGGATTTGTTCTTGCTGTtgatcctcttgagtttcttcatttgctccccatgtggatgatggttggcttgtgttgactgctgtaacttggaggctatcaatctttttggccatttgctcaaattgttgttgaatttgctgctgcatcattttattttgagctaagattgagtccactccttccaactccatcactcctttcctctgtgatgcttggcgttgcctttggtgagcaaagaaatattagtTGTTAGCTACCatgtcaatgagattttgggcctcctctgcagttttcatgagttgtacagagcctcctgctgaatgatccaaagcctcttgagatttcaatgtcaaaccttcataaaaattctgtaATCtgtcccactcattgaacatttcaggaggaAATTTCCTTATTAGAGccttgtatcgttcccatgcctcatacaaaggttcagcatccatttgtgtgaatgtttgtacttcagtcttcaatctaataaccctttgaggtgggtaaaacttggcaaggaacttgctcactagatcatcccaattgttgatgctgtctcttggaaaggattccaaccattgagtagctttgtctctgagagaaaatgaaaataacaacAGCTTGTAGATGTTAGGATGCagaccattggttttgacagtatcacaaatcctcagaaaggtggataagtgttggtttgggtcttccagtggtcctcctccataggaacaattgttttgaaccaaggtgatgagttgtggatTTAGTTcgaagttatttgcattaacatttggggtaagaatgctactcccacaatgtctaggatttgcaaatgtgtaggaagccaaaactcttctctgtggtagattattgttgttattggctgctcctcctggtggatttgttgggtttgttgagtgttcctccatatcttggaattcttcttctgaatcctcttctccaacaatgtttttccctctttcggctctcTTAATCTCCTGAAGGTTCTTTCGTCATGTTCACAAAAGGTGGGTATAGCTCCCCTTGTCCCTGACATGCAAACCAAGCATAAAAATCACATAAAACCAGAAAGacaataacacttcaatccattgctATAGTGaaattttagttagcttaagcaaaaattcaaacagttagtgtgttagctaaaaaattaaagaagcagaaaagaaaaagtgcttgatctagatctccacttcacttaatcattgtcaatctaatcaatccccggcaacgacgtcaaaaacttgatgggtgtttttgtggaaaaacgaatttccaaacacacaaatactaaccggcaagtgtaccgggtcgcatcaagtaataataactcacatgagtgaggtcgatcccacaggaattgaaggattgagcaattttagtttagtggttgatttagtcaagcgaatcaagtattggtttgagAGATTTGTAAtggacagaaactaaattgcttgaaatgtaaagggagggggaagaattgcagtaaattaaagaaaacaagaagtaaaaggaatgaatcttaaagaacaagtaatttaaattgcagaagcttagattgcaagaaatataaatgactgaatcttaaagtgcaagaaatgtaaattgctggaattATAAGAGGAAttgggagctgggattgcagaaattaaacaagcagaaATATACtgacaattaaagaagcaaaatatgaattaaagtggagtagatctcaaacagaaaagtaaaaatgcttaaagaattaaaatagaaagtgAATGTAGctcaattgcagaaattaaaagggaaattaaagatctcaggagtggaagagactagaaaacaagtctagatctcaaatccttccttgatccaacaagaacaattgcaaaagaaatggaaaagtaagttgcagaagaagtagaagagtgaaagcagtaaacagaatttgaaatgtaaatcaaaatttctaaaattttgcagaaagattaacaagagatttcaaggtgagattgaaacagaatttcttcaattcttcacccaagatccaagataaGAAGTAaagaatgctcaagcaagaacaatgaagaagagagatcaaaTCTATTCCCaaattctccaagatccaaatttaaagtaaaaactctaaaaattctaaaatgaaaattctcaaagaagcaaaAAGGTAAAAAAGTCCTTCTCTAAAttaaactagcttctatttatacactttcctaTTCTTGGATTTAAGAATTTGGGTGgactttttaatttggtgaagatttgaatttaatttgaattttggtccATGATTTAGCCTAAGAGTGTTActcccaggaggatgctctgctcttgtggggagcggagcattgaGGCTTGTGCTGGATCCCTTTGTTGCGTGCCAAGGCTTTGGGGCAATCAGGATAGCGCTCCtctcttgtggggagcggagcattgtggcttgtgtgtgtCTTGTGCGCTCCAAGTCTCCTGGCCATGTCAAGTTGTGCGTGTTGCACCaaggagtagcgctctgctcttgtggagagcgtaGCTATCCCTTTGCTTTGGAGAAGTCCCAAGTTCGAGACTTTGGGGATAGCTTTTTGGTgcaaatttccttggtttcttgtagcgccttgctccttgcttcctTAAGGTGCTGTGTTCGATCCTTGGAGGTGGCATTTTGGCCAAGTGTGGCTCATTTTcccttgtgagtagcgctccccaCTCCCCCTTGCTCATGGGTTCGATCCTTGGAGTAAGCATTGGCAAACTATTTCCTTGGATTTATTCTTGAGtgaagcccgataatgctctcAAGGGGAGCGGAGCATCATTCTTCTTTCCTTTGTTTCTTGGTTCAAAAGTGTGCTCTGCTCTCAAGGGGAGCGTAGCATCATGTCTTGCTTTCTTGGCTCATAGTTTGTGCTTCCTTGAGAGAGTGCTCCGCTCCTGAAGAGAGCTCTATGCCTATGCCATGCTTTATTGTTTTCTTTACCACACTCTTCTCCTCCTTGGGTcatgcttcttaggccacgctttcttattttcttcttttcttcacctacaagtaatcaaaacaaccaatcaaagtatcaccaaattcacaagatttataaatcaataaaaatcaattaaatttagcttgaacctcatgatttagtatcaattaaatggtggttgattgattcaaggaaaccatgcatttctattccaaattacttacttacaatgcaagaaagtgcataaaacttaataaaaataaagaaaaagactagtaaaactaggctaagatgacttgtcatcacctgaCTGTAGTGTAATGGCGTTGAGGCCGCCCTTTGCGTTTGgaaggggttgggatggaaggttagaagagtttgagggttggttggtgttgttggaggAGGATAAGGCCAACTTTGAAATCATCTCGGTGATATTGCCCAATTGAGCACTCATGGCATTAAATTGAGCCTTGTTGTTCTCTTCATGTTTTTCCACAATAGCTCTAAGTTCACAACTTAGTTGGTAGAAGAGGAGGGggattggttggattgttgtctttaatgtggtgcttggtatttggtgtagttgttttggttttggtgggATGCTTGGTTGTGGTGATTTTAGTTAGCTTGacggttgttgttgttgttatggtggtattgggatgaagattggtggttgttgttgtagtGAGAAAAAGAGTTATTCCGTCTTTGcttttgattgctcccttgtgcattgtccctccacccttgattggAGTTATTACCATGcgagtagttgttttggccttgagaggGATAGGGTGGACGATTATtataattcacattggctacgGCAAGGGTGTAATCCTCTTGAATTTGGTGGCATTGATCGgagtaatgtgtggtgctagagtaCAAACCATAAATTCTAGGAGGACCTTCAAGTTGGAGAACTTagggtggggcttggatggcttggatggaatAGAATGCCTTTTGTTCCTTGTGCATCTCCGTAAGGATAGAAGTCATATACCCAAGCACCTTGGTTAAGCTTGTTTCAGAAGGAGGtgcttctaccacacccttgaggggATTGCTTCTTACTcttacatgttgtgtagcctcgaCAACATCATTTATCAAGCTCCAAGCTTCTCCCACCGTCTTGTTTTTggaaagggaaccaccactagcGGCGgcgagcaatcttctatcttccgcgCAAAGACCTCTGGTGAAataactaatgagcaagtgagtgtctaatccatggtgtggacaagattccaatagcctcttgaatctagtccaatactcatacaaactctcaTGGTCCTTTTGTATTATACCCGAGATTTCTTTctggatgtagtcggtcttctctggCGGAAAGAACTTGTCTAGAAACTCtctcctcaagaaatcccaattggtcacaatctcatccggttgGAAATAGAACCACGTTTTTGCTTgtccctcaagagagaaggggaaggcaaaaaccataatagcAACCTCATCGGCCCCATGCCTTCgggccgtagaacaagcaacttgaaaatatCTTAGATggcggatggggtcttgacccgaaATCTCATGATACTGGGggagtagatttatcaagctattcttcaactcaaagtttggataaAGATTGGGATACCTTTCTTGCAAAGGTTGAAGTATAATATCTGGAGCCCCTTGTTCATGCAAGGTGATTCAGCGCGGCTCCGCCATGTATtgttcacctgtaggatgcaaagatgtattagtggtgccaacagaagaatcggaagtagcggactccaagtcgcTCTCGGTTCCGTTTAGTGATTCGGTAtgctcctcaagagaggccgaagtactagccgtatagtccaaacgccgtctagcttgccgagtgtgtaacaaagttctttcaatctcaagatCAAGCTCGGCTAAGCTAgagttcggttgagaccgagtcaacAAACTTAGGAGTCATAGCACATATATAAAAGAAATCTTAACTACAAACTAAGTattgaaagcaagtaaactatctacattattcacatattcacataaccaatgtcaaggtatacgttgcaaccattccctggcaacggcgccaaaaatttgataagtGGACtatcgtcggtaaagaatttcacaaaatattcacattgcaagtatagctctcaaCCGACAAgtaatcctcaaatcaaattttaaagattggttgtcacaaagttcaaccccaataaaagtaaaccgaagtattcaaacctcgggtcgtctcacaaggaatgggcaaacatgtgcatcaacattggttagaattccggggttgggAGTCATGATCAAGAAATTAAACTACTagacttaacatgcaagaaatcttaaagtgcaagaaactaaatcaagtaaCTAAGGAAAGGTATGAGCAATTTCAAACTAACAAAAGAACATCTAATATAATTCTATTCTAGAACTAAGTAATTGACTATAACTAGAATTAAGCAATTGAaatttttgggtttcaaatatgaataataaaagggactcttggctaggcataggaattggggtcaccatccttgtctaataaccatatcttgacaattatgaggaaccaaactcactaagtctacctccaagagctttaagtacgtaatatctactcctaagcttgaggtaCGTCAAGTGGCTTGATCAATttcaactcataagtcccaatccaactaccaattaacttagtagtagattagtgtcaatgggtatcaacttgaccactaggattctcaaatcaccaaatcaattatatctaatgactcaagtttacccaattcccttagcctaggccaagagtaaggaaaactactccataatcaaaagaaacatttcatcaagCACATAacatgcattaacaaaagacataatcaaattgtaattaaattagaaattaaagataCCCACCAAAAATTAACAATGGAAAGCCACTCAAACAACACTATTAGTCATGGAAAACATAAATGTATCATTAGAAATTCAAGATccacaaaattcataaatgaatagAAAATGGTGaataacaagaaaacataaatctaatACAAGATCTCAACAAGACtatactagagaattcaaattaagtaatcaaaactagaaatcaacaaaacccaattcagaattcaacaa
Coding sequences:
- the LOC112735093 gene encoding uncharacterized protein, with product MTINKAMCDLGASINLIPSFLVKKLCIEEVKPIQMSLELVDKSVICPRDVIENLLVKVDKFIFPADFVVLDSDEDEGDSIILGKPFLAIARAIIDVEKGELALRMHDESVTLNVFPET